Genomic window (Oncorhynchus mykiss isolate Arlee chromosome 28, USDA_OmykA_1.1, whole genome shotgun sequence):
ttaggcctcactccctcctatctgagatatctactgcagccctcatcatccacatacaacacccgttctgccagtcacattctgttaaaggtccccaaagcacacacatccctgggccGCTCCTCTTTttagttcgctgcagctagcgactggaacgagctgcaaacactcaaactgtacagttttatctcaatctcttcattcaaagactcaatcatggacgctcttactgacagttgtggctgatttgcgtgatgtattgttgtctctaccttcttgccctttgcgctgttgtctgtgcccaataatgtttgtaccatgttttgtgctgctaccatgctatgttgttgtcttaggtctcttctttatgtagtgttgtctctctgtcgtgatgtgtgttttgtcctatattaatATTTTAAACTGTATTTAAACTCCCAGGCCCCGTCCCCACcagaggccttttgccttttggtaggccgtcactggaaataagaatttgttcttaactgacttgcctactagttaaataaaggttcaattattattttaattttttaaatcggcaaggactagggagttttttttgttgataaaaataaacagaatatagctagctataagcacaggcaaaatcctggaggaaaacctggttcagtttgctttccaacagacactgggagacaaattcacctttcaacaggacaataacctaaaacacaaggccaaatatacacaggagttgcttaccaagaagacattgaatgttccttagttttgacttaaatcgtcttgaaaatatTTGGTAAGACATGAAAATGTCTGTaaaacaatgatcaacaaccaacttgacagagcttgaagaatgcaaatattgtgcaatccaggtgtgcaaaactcttagTGCCCGATTCCGACAGAGGAATTACGCCTTTCTtacacacactcttacacacaATTACGCCTTTCTTATGCACCCCTTTCCTACACACTTCTCAGTATTTAGTATTGACTTACCTTATGAAGGTGCGTAATGGGCTTCGCAGGTGTGTTTCCCTTGCGTGTGCTGAATAAAATGTAATTCAACTGCTGAAAACCCTCCTTGCTGGCCAACATGTTTTCTCATGTTTATtacatttatcttaagccatcccATTAAATACAGTGTACCTTCAATTAGAATTTTGTTGACAGATTAGAATacattgagagaacgggttcagaaaaTAGGcatcaatgaaagaaagccatccaattatatgcatattcatcTCCGTGTTAATACCAACTGgtaacaaaatcacacaaaaattatcaatggaaatcaaatttatcaacccatggaggtctggatttggagtcacactcaaaattaaagtggaaaaccacactacaggctgatccaactttgatgtaatgtccttaaaacaagtcaatatgaggctcagtagtgtgtgtggactccacgtgcctgtatgacctccctacaacgcctgggcatgctcctgatgagatggcggatggtctcctgagggatctcctcccagacctggactaaagcatccaccaactcctggacagtcggtgttggatggagcgagacatgatgtcccagatgtgctcaattggattcaggtctggggaacgggcgggccagtccatagcatcaatgccttcctcttgcaggaactgctgacacactccagccacatgaggtctagcattgtcttgcattaggaggaacccagggccaaccgcaccagcatatggtctcacaaggggtctgaggatctcatctcggtacctaatggcagtcaggctacctctggcgagcacatggagggctgtgcggcccccccaaagaaatgccaccccacaccatgactgacccaccgccaaaccggtcatgctagaggatgttgcaggcagcagaacgttctccacggcgtctccagactctgtcacgtctgtcacgtgctcagtgtgaacctgctttcatctgtgaagagcacagggcgaatttgccaatcttggtgttctctggcaaatgtcaaacgtcctgcacggtgttgggctaaAAGCACAACCCCCCCCTGTGGatgtcaggccctcataccaccctcatggagtctgtttctgaccgtttgagcagacacatgcacatttgtggcctgctggaggtcattttgcagggctctggcagtgctcctcctgctcctccttgcacaaaggcgaaggtagcagtcctgctgctaggttgttgccctcctacggcctcctccacgtctcctgatgtactggcctgtctcctggtagcgcctccatgctctggacactacgcttacagacacagcaaaccttcttgccacagctcgcattgatgttccatcctggatgagctgcactacctgagccacttgtgtgggttgtagactccgtctcatgctaccactagagtgaaagcaccgccagcattcaaaagtgaccaaaacatcagccaggaagcataggaactgagaagtggtctgtggtcaccacctgcagaaccactcctttattggggggtcttgctaattgcctataatttccacctgttgtctattccatttgcacaacagcatgtgaaatttgtcaatcattgttgacagtttgatttcacagaagtgtgattgacttggagttacattgtgttgtttaagtgttccctttatttttttgagcagtgtatatgaatcatttaaaaaaatgtatgcacaaaATATACAGATTAATCAAAAATAGTGGTTTAATTCATTCTGAAAATTGCCACATTGTTATTTAACTCACGGTGATGTTGGAAGATTAGTGTACATAGAATTATAATAGGGAGAATAATGTACAATAGTAGTCTATACCCTCTATTGCCTGCACTAACCGTGGAACTGTGGGATGACACAGTCAAGTGTTGTGCCATGGGTCAGGATGAAACTGTAACGGCTTGGTCTGCGCTCTGCTCCATAAATATTACGTATTATTTTAATGTTATAaactgttactaatgatcctcagcaacaaccacaTGGCCGCATTTACAGAGGAAATTAAACAAGTtaggctataccaactgaagggaactaacagtaaattggcagttaaatgtgttattaggcctactgacagtcgatactgatagtggctaatatttaacacaATAGAAATAGGAAACAGAGAAAACTGGGGTAGCAtataattaagacattcgagAGTGCCCATTGCTGTAAGTTAAAAGGCCATACAATTTAAATTCTGCGTAATGCCACAGCTTTTCATAAAGTTCACTGTGGGAAagttgatatgcttcagtttgctgccatatTACTGGTTTCACATCTGTCTCCACCGATTACAATATAAAATAGATCTAAAACAcgtaatttatatttacaattcctTTATCCAAACAGATGACTCATTAACCTAACTCTTATCGTTATAAATTACAGTATATGGAGAATGCTGTCATTTCTATCGGAAAAATAGTTGATGCTTTTTCCACTTGAAACCGGCAGATTTGCTCAACATGGTTTCCTCTTGcttaaaggtggtggaattatgagggagttaagtcaaggtcagaatacggcgTATCTAttgacacctcctccacaccttcaTTTATTTGATCTCCACCAAGAACGAATAGCAAGTGAATAGCGTGCTATTCTCGTGCTTAAATTCAAGGTAGGAATACgcagagagaaaagtgcataaaaattGAATAACATTCCATTTACGCGCCCATAACTCGGGTAGGAATCAGGGCctttgagacttacccagaaagactcacaggtgTAACCGCTGCCAGaggggattctaacatgtattgattcaggggtgtgaatacgcatgtaaatgagatatctgttcttcattttcaattaatttgcaaatatttctaaaaacatgttttcactttgccattatatgttagtgtgtagatggatggataagattaaaaaatatatattttatccattttgaattcagacaaaatgtggaataagtgaagggtatgaatagtttctgaaggcactgtatataccaacTTTGCACACAGGCTTGGGGCAATATTAATCTAATACTTTTTTCTATTACGTCCCCATGAACTTGCAAAATATTGCCAAGTTGATCAACACTCTTCTATTACCTATTTCAGAAAGCTTGTAGTCCAGGGAAAAAACATATTTGCATCAGTCTGCTCATTGTCTTTAATCACATTCCATATTTTGAAGCAGTTTCTGGCAAGACTAACTCTGCAAAATCATCTAAATAATCATTGCACAAATGACACTTCATGTGTACAGTACATCTGTGAGAGATTTTAAGAGTGCTGGGATCATTCATGGGCACAAATATTAATAGAATAAactaaaataataaaacaatacaaataataAGCCTAACCATAATAATAATCATTACCATAATCATCATCCCACTTGAGACCACTGGTATTATCAGGGGAACTGAAAGGTTGTGCCAGAGACATTCTATTGAGCCCTATGCCTGACAGGACTCAGTGCCAGTTGGTCTTGCACAGACAACAGTTCTTCCTGCCCACGGTTTCTCTTTGAGAGATGTCAATAGTGGTTTGATCATTAGTGCGCACAGGATAGCAAAATAGTTTTACTTCCTGTTGTTCCTCAAGCCAAAATGGCATTTAATAAAACTCTGGGCCTGTTTTTGAGACTTGAACtcaatttttttccccccatattccatccaaGGATGGGTAGGGTATGGGTTGTACTTTATATGCCTCTTGAAAACTTCTGCTACGAGATCCTTTTTATTCATGTGCCAAACTCTGAAGCAGTTTCTGTCTGGTATCATACAGAGTGCTACCTGACAGGACTCACACTGCCAGTTGGTCTGGCTTTCCTTGCACAGACAACATTTCTTCCTGCCGCTAGATTTTCTTTGAGAGGAGTCAACAGTGGTAGGATCAATTATGGGTACAGGGTAGCATGGTCGCTTCACTTCCACCaattccttctcttcttctggttgttcttcttcctcctcctcctcctcctctgaagaCTCTTCTTCAGCCTCCTCCTGCTTACCAATGTCAGCAAGCTGCAGGCACAGCTGCTCCCTGAACTGCTTGTGGGTCATGGGCTTTTTCTTCTTCATCTGGGCCATGTCCTTCTGCAGGAGGAAGCtgttcaccacagcaatgtctaTAAAGTGGAAGAAGAAGGTCTTGTACCACTTCATGGTTTTGTGGGCCACACTGTAGCATTTGATAAGGGAATCAGACAGGTCCACACCCCCCATATACTTGTTGTACGGCTTGATTGCCTCTGGGACGGGTATGCACTGTGTTGTCCAGGATCCATTTTTGCTCTGTTTCCTGATTTTGACCTGCTCCCCTGCGAATGCCTTATGAATGGTGGTACACATGGTGACTGGTTGTGCGCCCATCCACTTGGTGAAGAGCAGCTCCCCATCACGGAGCCAGCGGATGGTTCCCTTCTCTGCTCGAGCAGGCATGCTGTTCTCTCGGATGCCCACACGGAATTCACGTATGGTTCCGCATGCTCCCAATTTCTTTTTGTACAGGTCACGGAAGAAAGTTGTGCTGGTGAAGAAGTTATCAACATAAATGTGGTATCCTGTGCCCAAGTAAGGCACCTTCAATAGGTTCATGGCAACATCATAGCTCTCCCCTTTGCCTGAAGCAGATGGGTTTTTGGTCATAAAGACAATGAAGTCGCACGTGTAGCCATTTCTTGAATCTGCTAAAACATACAGCTTGAATCCATACCTGTAGGACTTGGATTTAATGTATTGTTTGAGGCTGTGGCGGGCCTTGGAGTGCACCATGCGCTCATCAATGGAAAGGTTCTGGAATGGGTGGTAGAAGGCCCTGCATGCATCCAAAATCTGGTCTTTTAGAGGTTTGATTCTCATGAGCCGATCATAGTCCGCAGTCCCCTTCTTCTTGTCGTTTTCCTCATCCTCTGCTGGGTCACTCATGTGCAGTGAATAGGTGATTGCCCTAAATCTTGTCATAGTCATGACTGTACAACAAAAAGGAAGGCAATATATTCTGTTTCGATTCCAGTAGTCTGATACAGTGTGTACATTCAGCAGACCCATATAGATTACAATGCTGAGGTATTTGTACATTTCCTCCACAGATACAGGTTTCCATGGTTCTTTGATTCCATGTTCTTGTCTTCTCTTGGCATTCTTGTTGGTGTTTGAGCAGAGTGTATCAACAACAGCATTACTGAAGAAGAGCTGGAAGAGCTCTAGAACAGTGTAGTTCTTTGAAGTGTCTAGCTGGGGTCCAGGAGTCCTAGCTGGTTCGAAAGGTAACCATTTATGCTCTTGGTCTGGTTCATCCTCAGTCCTCCACTTCctctctgacccactgaaaaGAGGTGTGGCTGCTTGAGCTCTGTTTTTGGATTTGGCAGGGCTGGGTGTccaggggggagaggatggaggccTGGCCTTCCTTTGCGGTGCTGCTTTGGGGCTAGAGGTCAGTTTTGTTCTTTTTGAAGCCCTGCTCTCGATTACTTCTGTATCAGGGGGAAGGTCTTCTCCATCTTCCTCACTTGACTCTGAAGCTTCGATCTTAGGGCGAGAGGAGATGCCCCTTACCCTGAGCCGTGTCATAATTGGAGGAGAGTCATCTCCCCCTCTAGTCTCTGTAACTTCTGTCCCATCTGGAGGGTATTCATCCTCCACTATAGTCTCTGTAACTTCTGTCCCATCTGGAGGGTATTCATCCTCCACTATAGTTTCTGTAACTTCAGTTCCATTGGGAGGGGATTCTTCCCCCTCCATAGCCTCTGAAGGTTCCGTCAGATAAGGAAGGTCTTCATTCTCATCTCTgaaaaacaattaataaaataataGAATATGTTTTAGGTGGTGCCATACATATAAACAGCATCATTGTGACAATCTGGTTTCTATCAACTTACTTAGAGAAAGGTTGGGTTTGTTGATAAAATTACATATTTATGCAAATAATACTGAATGGAGAGCTTGACAGTCCATAAGGCCAATATGAGAGATTTTCTAACCCGTTTAATATTGTttgtttacaaatacattttatacaGTTTAACTAAGCCCATGAGACATTAGTGTTATTTTTCAAGAATCAATAggtatacactaccggtcaaaagttttagaacacctactcaagggtttttctttattgtttacattgtagaataatagtgaatacatcaaaactatgaaata
Coding sequences:
- the LOC110508885 gene encoding piggyBac transposable element-derived protein 4 isoform X3 → MQEEEDGGRTSGQTAKMELEEVQDKRSLSECDKRKKAMQPENSSVVQDDNGKEAGKMNSDGEFQACGSNDSFLDSIFEEELDRLLDLDENEDLPYLTEPSEAMEGEESPPNGTEVTETIVEDEYPPDGTEVTETIVEDEYPPDGTEVTETRGGDDSPPIMTRLRVRGISSRPKIEASESSEEDGEDLPPDTEVIESRASKRTKLTSSPKAAPQRKARPPSSPPWTPSPAKSKNRAQAATPLFSGSERKWRTEDEPDQEHKWLPFEPARTPGPQLDTSKNYTVLELFQLFFSNAVVDTLCSNTNKNAKRRQEHGIKEPWKPVSVEEMYKYLSIVIYMGLLNVHTVSDYWNRNRIYCLPFCCTVMTMTRFRAITYSLHMSDPAEDEENDKKKGTADYDRLMRIKPLKDQILDACRAFYHPFQNLSIDERMVHSKARHSLKQYIKSKSYRYGFKLYVLADSRNGYTCDFIVFMTKNPSASGKGESYDVAMNLLKVPYLGTGYHIYVDNFFTSTTFFRDLYKKKLGACGTIREFRVGIRENSMPARAEKGTIRWLRDGELLFTKWMGAQPVTMCTTIHKAFAGEQVKIRKQSKNGSWTTQCIPVPEAIKPYNKYMGGVDLSDSLIKCYSVAHKTMKWYKTFFFHFIDIAVVNSFLLQKDMAQMKKKKPMTHKQFREQLCLQLADIGKQEEAEEESSEEEEEEEEEQPEEEKELVEVKRPCYPVPIIDPTTVDSSQRKSSGRKKCCLCKESQTNWQCESCQVALCMIPDRNCFRVWHMNKKDLVAEVFKRHIKYNPYPTHPWMEYGGKKIEFKSQKQAQSFIKCHFGLRNNRK
- the LOC110508885 gene encoding piggyBac transposable element-derived protein 4 isoform X4 yields the protein MELEEVQDKRSLSECDKRKKAMQPENSSVVQDDNGKEAGKMNSDGEFQACGSNDSFLDSIFEEELDRLLDLDENEDLPYLTEPSEAMEGEESPPNGTEVTETIVEDEYPPDGTEVTETIVEDEYPPDGTEVTETRGGDDSPPIMTRLRVRGISSRPKIEASESSEEDGEDLPPDTEVIESRASKRTKLTSSPKAAPQRKARPPSSPPWTPSPAKSKNRAQAATPLFSGSERKWRTEDEPDQEHKWLPFEPARTPGPQLDTSKNYTVLELFQLFFSNAVVDTLCSNTNKNAKRRQEHGIKEPWKPVSVEEMYKYLSIVIYMGLLNVHTVSDYWNRNRIYCLPFCCTVMTMTRFRAITYSLHMSDPAEDEENDKKKGTADYDRLMRIKPLKDQILDACRAFYHPFQNLSIDERMVHSKARHSLKQYIKSKSYRYGFKLYVLADSRNGYTCDFIVFMTKNPSASGKGESYDVAMNLLKVPYLGTGYHIYVDNFFTSTTFFRDLYKKKLGACGTIREFRVGIRENSMPARAEKGTIRWLRDGELLFTKWMGAQPVTMCTTIHKAFAGEQVKIRKQSKNGSWTTQCIPVPEAIKPYNKYMGGVDLSDSLIKCYSVAHKTMKWYKTFFFHFIDIAVVNSFLLQKDMAQMKKKKPMTHKQFREQLCLQLADIGKQEEAEEESSEEEEEEEEEQPEEEKELVEVKRPCYPVPIIDPTTVDSSQRKSSGRKKCCLCKESQTNWQCESCQVALCMIPDRNCFRVWHMNKKDLVAEVFKRHIKYNPYPTHPWMEYGGKKIEFKSQKQAQSFIKCHFGLRNNRK
- the LOC110508885 gene encoding piggyBac transposable element-derived protein 4 isoform X1, which encodes MCYMLFLVALLCELCVEQRRKREVITEVHISSRTSGQTAKMELEEVQDKRSLSECDKRKKAMQPENSSVVQDDNGKEAGKMNSDGEFQACGSNDSFLDSIFEEELDRLLDLDENEDLPYLTEPSEAMEGEESPPNGTEVTETIVEDEYPPDGTEVTETIVEDEYPPDGTEVTETRGGDDSPPIMTRLRVRGISSRPKIEASESSEEDGEDLPPDTEVIESRASKRTKLTSSPKAAPQRKARPPSSPPWTPSPAKSKNRAQAATPLFSGSERKWRTEDEPDQEHKWLPFEPARTPGPQLDTSKNYTVLELFQLFFSNAVVDTLCSNTNKNAKRRQEHGIKEPWKPVSVEEMYKYLSIVIYMGLLNVHTVSDYWNRNRIYCLPFCCTVMTMTRFRAITYSLHMSDPAEDEENDKKKGTADYDRLMRIKPLKDQILDACRAFYHPFQNLSIDERMVHSKARHSLKQYIKSKSYRYGFKLYVLADSRNGYTCDFIVFMTKNPSASGKGESYDVAMNLLKVPYLGTGYHIYVDNFFTSTTFFRDLYKKKLGACGTIREFRVGIRENSMPARAEKGTIRWLRDGELLFTKWMGAQPVTMCTTIHKAFAGEQVKIRKQSKNGSWTTQCIPVPEAIKPYNKYMGGVDLSDSLIKCYSVAHKTMKWYKTFFFHFIDIAVVNSFLLQKDMAQMKKKKPMTHKQFREQLCLQLADIGKQEEAEEESSEEEEEEEEEQPEEEKELVEVKRPCYPVPIIDPTTVDSSQRKSSGRKKCCLCKESQTNWQCESCQVALCMIPDRNCFRVWHMNKKDLVAEVFKRHIKYNPYPTHPWMEYGGKKIEFKSQKQAQSFIKCHFGLRNNRK
- the LOC110508885 gene encoding piggyBac transposable element-derived protein 4 isoform X6, with translation MQPENSSVVQDDNGKEAGKMNSDGEFQACGSNDSFLDSIFEEELDRLLDLDENEDLPYLTEPSEAMEGEESPPNGTEVTETIVEDEYPPDGTEVTETIVEDEYPPDGTEVTETRGGDDSPPIMTRLRVRGISSRPKIEASESSEEDGEDLPPDTEVIESRASKRTKLTSSPKAAPQRKARPPSSPPWTPSPAKSKNRAQAATPLFSGSERKWRTEDEPDQEHKWLPFEPARTPGPQLDTSKNYTVLELFQLFFSNAVVDTLCSNTNKNAKRRQEHGIKEPWKPVSVEEMYKYLSIVIYMGLLNVHTVSDYWNRNRIYCLPFCCTVMTMTRFRAITYSLHMSDPAEDEENDKKKGTADYDRLMRIKPLKDQILDACRAFYHPFQNLSIDERMVHSKARHSLKQYIKSKSYRYGFKLYVLADSRNGYTCDFIVFMTKNPSASGKGESYDVAMNLLKVPYLGTGYHIYVDNFFTSTTFFRDLYKKKLGACGTIREFRVGIRENSMPARAEKGTIRWLRDGELLFTKWMGAQPVTMCTTIHKAFAGEQVKIRKQSKNGSWTTQCIPVPEAIKPYNKYMGGVDLSDSLIKCYSVAHKTMKWYKTFFFHFIDIAVVNSFLLQKDMAQMKKKKPMTHKQFREQLCLQLADIGKQEEAEEESSEEEEEEEEEQPEEEKELVEVKRPCYPVPIIDPTTVDSSQRKSSGRKKCCLCKESQTNWQCESCQVALCMIPDRNCFRVWHMNKKDLVAEVFKRHIKYNPYPTHPWMEYGGKKIEFKSQKQAQSFIKCHFGLRNNRK
- the LOC110508885 gene encoding piggyBac transposable element-derived protein 4 isoform X2, whose product is MTLWLRSCVLASGRTSGQTAKMELEEVQDKRSLSECDKRKKAMQPENSSVVQDDNGKEAGKMNSDGEFQACGSNDSFLDSIFEEELDRLLDLDENEDLPYLTEPSEAMEGEESPPNGTEVTETIVEDEYPPDGTEVTETIVEDEYPPDGTEVTETRGGDDSPPIMTRLRVRGISSRPKIEASESSEEDGEDLPPDTEVIESRASKRTKLTSSPKAAPQRKARPPSSPPWTPSPAKSKNRAQAATPLFSGSERKWRTEDEPDQEHKWLPFEPARTPGPQLDTSKNYTVLELFQLFFSNAVVDTLCSNTNKNAKRRQEHGIKEPWKPVSVEEMYKYLSIVIYMGLLNVHTVSDYWNRNRIYCLPFCCTVMTMTRFRAITYSLHMSDPAEDEENDKKKGTADYDRLMRIKPLKDQILDACRAFYHPFQNLSIDERMVHSKARHSLKQYIKSKSYRYGFKLYVLADSRNGYTCDFIVFMTKNPSASGKGESYDVAMNLLKVPYLGTGYHIYVDNFFTSTTFFRDLYKKKLGACGTIREFRVGIRENSMPARAEKGTIRWLRDGELLFTKWMGAQPVTMCTTIHKAFAGEQVKIRKQSKNGSWTTQCIPVPEAIKPYNKYMGGVDLSDSLIKCYSVAHKTMKWYKTFFFHFIDIAVVNSFLLQKDMAQMKKKKPMTHKQFREQLCLQLADIGKQEEAEEESSEEEEEEEEEQPEEEKELVEVKRPCYPVPIIDPTTVDSSQRKSSGRKKCCLCKESQTNWQCESCQVALCMIPDRNCFRVWHMNKKDLVAEVFKRHIKYNPYPTHPWMEYGGKKIEFKSQKQAQSFIKCHFGLRNNRK
- the LOC110508885 gene encoding piggyBac transposable element-derived protein 4 isoform X5 — encoded protein: MVVWPNALSLDARRRRWWKKAMQPENSSVVQDDNGKEAGKMNSDGEFQACGSNDSFLDSIFEEELDRLLDLDENEDLPYLTEPSEAMEGEESPPNGTEVTETIVEDEYPPDGTEVTETIVEDEYPPDGTEVTETRGGDDSPPIMTRLRVRGISSRPKIEASESSEEDGEDLPPDTEVIESRASKRTKLTSSPKAAPQRKARPPSSPPWTPSPAKSKNRAQAATPLFSGSERKWRTEDEPDQEHKWLPFEPARTPGPQLDTSKNYTVLELFQLFFSNAVVDTLCSNTNKNAKRRQEHGIKEPWKPVSVEEMYKYLSIVIYMGLLNVHTVSDYWNRNRIYCLPFCCTVMTMTRFRAITYSLHMSDPAEDEENDKKKGTADYDRLMRIKPLKDQILDACRAFYHPFQNLSIDERMVHSKARHSLKQYIKSKSYRYGFKLYVLADSRNGYTCDFIVFMTKNPSASGKGESYDVAMNLLKVPYLGTGYHIYVDNFFTSTTFFRDLYKKKLGACGTIREFRVGIRENSMPARAEKGTIRWLRDGELLFTKWMGAQPVTMCTTIHKAFAGEQVKIRKQSKNGSWTTQCIPVPEAIKPYNKYMGGVDLSDSLIKCYSVAHKTMKWYKTFFFHFIDIAVVNSFLLQKDMAQMKKKKPMTHKQFREQLCLQLADIGKQEEAEEESSEEEEEEEEEQPEEEKELVEVKRPCYPVPIIDPTTVDSSQRKSSGRKKCCLCKESQTNWQCESCQVALCMIPDRNCFRVWHMNKKDLVAEVFKRHIKYNPYPTHPWMEYGGKKIEFKSQKQAQSFIKCHFGLRNNRK